From Ursus arctos isolate Adak ecotype North America unplaced genomic scaffold, UrsArc2.0 scaffold_11, whole genome shotgun sequence, the proteins below share one genomic window:
- the LOC113245481 gene encoding protein preY, mitochondrial-like has translation MHEDLRRFKKYSLARDWRSRPGGPKAPCGAVAACRTLPTGACCWLASALRGPRVPPFAVARRCLHASGSRRPADKSERTGDPPRAFDLALLEFLVCPLSKMPLRYEASTNELINEELGIAYPIIDGIPNMLPQAARMTHQNKKKKWSSTRS, from the exons ATGCATGAAGATTTAAGAAGATTTAAGAAGTACAGCCTTGCACgggactggaggag CCGCCCAGGCGGGCCGAAGGCTCCGTGCGGTGCGGTTGCGGCCTGCCGGACCTTGCCGACTGGAGCATGCTGCTGGCTCGCCTCAGCGCTGCGGGGTCCACGCGTACCGCCTTTCGCGGTCGCCCGGAGGTGCCTGCACGCGTCGGGGTCACGGCGGCCCGCGGACAAGAGCGAGAGGACCGGGGACCCGCCCCGCGCCTTCGACCTGGCGCTGCTCGAGTTCCTGGTGTGCCCGCTCTCCAAGATGCCGCTCAGATATGAAGCATCGACAAATGAATTGATTAATGAAGAGCTGGGAATAGCCTATCCAATTATTGATGGGATTCCTAATATGCTACCGCAGGCAGCTAGGATGACACatcaaaataagaagaagaaatggagcagCACTAGATCATAA